Proteins co-encoded in one Xiphophorus hellerii strain 12219 chromosome 10, Xiphophorus_hellerii-4.1, whole genome shotgun sequence genomic window:
- the LOC116727656 gene encoding myosin-binding protein C, fast-type-like isoform X1: MPEPVPEAKPAEDAPPADGGSEADDDAEKNAAGQENQSTSLSGLFVEKPAENVVAVAGSDVTFVAKVDSSTLTRKPTMKWLKGKWLDLGSKAGKHLQFKETYDRNTKIYTYEMKIIKVVAGDAGGYRCEVTAKDTCDSSTFEISVEAAHQENQADILSAFKRADAGEDEGDLDFSALLKATKKKKKQKEEPEIDVWELLKSAHPSEYEKIAFQYGITDLRGMLKRLKKMKEVQKPSEAFLKRLESCYSVEKGKKIVMSCEVLDPNVQVKWLKNGQEIKPSAKYVMEANGNVRTLTINKSNLSDDAAYECVVGEDKCSTEVYVKEPPITITKLMDDYHVVVGERVEFEIEVSEEGAHVMWSFEDQEITKDKDSSKYRFKKDGKKHTLIIQEATLDDAGMYHAWTNGGHTKGELEVEEKELEVLQDIADLTVRATDQAVFKCEVSDDKVTGKWFKDGVEVLPSERIKMTHTGRFHRLVINDVKPEDAGDYTFVPDGYALSLSAKLNFLEIKIDYVPRQDPPKIHLDTTGNMVSQNTIIVVAGNKLRLDVEITGEPAPTVVWSKGEEAVVATEGRVRVESRKDLSCFVIEGAERTDEGNYTICVTNPVGEDKAVLFIKIVDVPDPPENVKCTGVGEDCATIVWEPPKFDGGAPIKGYLMERKKKGSSRWTKLNFDVYEPTTYEAKRMIEGILYEMRVFAVNSIGLSQPSLNSKPFMPIAPTSEPTRLTVHDVTDSTCSLRWLAPEKIGAGGLDGYVIEYCKEGDTEWVAANTDLWEKQGFVVRGLPVGEKINFRVVAVNIAGRSPPATLSQPVTIREIVEHPKIRLPRELRTKYIRKVGEKINLTIPFQGKPHPIATWLKDGQPVDPKMVNVRNTNVDSILFIRSAEREHSGTYDLVLKIENMEDRATINIRIIEKPGPPVNVRVTDVWGFNAALEWEPPKDDGNCEVTGYTIQKADMKTKEWFTVYEHNRRTNCTVSDLIMGNEYMFRVYSENLCGLSEEPRMSKNTAVVSKTGLELKQVGFKEKDMACAPKFTQPLVDRSVVAGYSTAISCSVRGFPKPKIVWMKNRMIIGGDPKFLMQNNQGVLTLNIRKPSTFDAGKYCCMAVNDLGQDEVECKLDVRVAIAPEKK; encoded by the exons CTAAACCGGCGGAGG ATGCGCCGCCAGCAGATGGAG GTTCAGAAGCAGACGATGATG cTGAGAAAAACGCTGCGGGCCAGG AGAATCAATCGACTTCACTCTCTGGACTTTTTGTGGAGAAGCCGGCAGAGAACGTGGTCGCTGTAGCAG GGTCGGATGTGACCTTCGTAGCCAAGGTGGACTCCAGCACCCTGACGAGGAAACCCACCATGAAATGGCTGAAGGGGAAGTGGCTGGACCTCGGCAGCAAGGCGGGGAAACACCTGCAGTTTAAAGAGACCTATGACAGAAACaccaag ATCTACACGTATGAAATGAAGATCATCAAAGTGGTGGCTGGAGATGCTGGAGGCTACAGGTGTGAGGTGACGGCTAAAGACACGTGTGACAGCTCCACCTTTGAGATCTCAGTGGAGG CTGCACATCAGGAGAACCAAGCAGATATTTTGTCTGCATTCAAAAGAGC AGATGCTGGAGAGGATGAAGGAGACCTGGATTTCAGTGCCCTGCTGAAAGCTACTAAAAA gaagaagaaacaaaaagaggaaCCAGAGATTGACGTGTGGGAGTTGCTGAAAAGTGCCCACCCAAGCGAGTATGAGAAAATCGCCTTTCAGTATGGCATCACCGACCTGAGAGGCATGCTGAAACGTCTAAAAAAGATGAAAGAGGTGCAGAAGCCTAGTGAGG CTTTCCTGAAGAGGCTCGAGTCTTGCTACTCAGTGGAAAAGGGCAAGAAAATCGTGATGTCATGTGAAGTTCTTGACCCCAACGTTCAGGTCAAATGGTTGAAGAATGGCCAGGAGATCAAACCCTCAGCAAA GTACGTCATGGAGGCCAACGGTAACGTCCGAACACTCACCATCAACAAGTCCAACCTGTCTGACGATGCTGCGTACGAGTGTGTGGTTGGCGAGGACAAGTGTTCCACAGAGGTGTACGTCAAAG AGCCCCCCATCACCATCACCAAGCTGATGGACGACTATCATGTGGTGGTGGGAGAAAGAGTGGAGTTTGAGATTGAGGTGTCTGAAGAGGGCGCTCATGTCATGTG GTCCTTCGAGGATCAGGAGATTACCAAAGACAAGGATTCCTCAAAGTATCGCTTCAAGAAGGACGGGAAAAAGCACACGCTCATCATCCAGGAGGCCACGCTAGACGATGCTGGGATGTACCACGCCTGGACTAACGGAGGGCACACCAAAGGAGAGCTGGAGGTGGAAG AAAAGGAGCTGGAGGTGCTGCAGGACATTGCTGACCTGACAGTCAGGGCGACAGACCAGGCCGTGTTCAAGTGTGAAGTGTCCGATGACAAGGTCACAGGAAAGTGGTTCAAAGATGGAGTGGAGGTGTTGCCAAGCGAACGCATCAAAATGACTCACACAGGAAG GTTTCACCGGCTGGTTATTAACGATGTGAAGCCAGAGGACGCTGGAGACTACACGTTTGTTCCTGATGGATACGCTCTGTCGCTCTCCGCCAAACTCAACTTTCTGG AAATTAAGATTGACTACGTGCCAAGACAAG atcCACCAAAGATCCACCTGGACACCACAGGAAACATGGTCTCTCAGAACACCATCATTGTGGTGGCGGGCAACAAGCTTCGGCTGGATGTGGAGATCACGGGAGAACCGGCTCCCACGGTGGTTTGGTCCAAAGGAGAGGAG GCGGTTGTAGCCACAGAAGGGCGGGTGAGGGTGGAGTCCAGGAAGGACCTGAGCTGCTTTGTCATTGAGGGCGCCGAGAGAACCGATGAGGGAAACTACACCATCTGTGTCACCAATCCAGTAGGAGAAGACAAGGCTGTGTTGTTCATAAAGATCGTGG ATGTGCCCGACCCGCCTGAGAACGTCAAATGCACCGGAGTGGGTGAGGACTGTGCCACCATCGTTTGGGAACCTCCGAAATTTGACGGCGGTGCACCAATCAAAG GTTACCtcatggaaagaaagaagaaaggcTCGTCCAGATGGACGAAGCTCAACTTTGACGTATACGAACCAACTACGTACGAGGCCAAGAGGATGATTGAAGGAATCCTGTATGAAATGAGGGTGTTTGCTGTCAACAGCATCGGCTTGTCTCAGCCAAGTCTGAACTCTAAACCCTTCATGCCCATCG CCCCAACCAGCGAGCCGACGCGTCTGACGGTCCACGATGTGACAGACAGCACATGCAGCTTGAGGTGGCTCGCCCCGGAGAAGATCGGAGCTGGTGGCCTGGATGGCTACGTTATCGAGTACTGCAAGGAGGGAG ACACCGAGTGGGTAGCCGCAAACACGGACCTGTGGGAGAAGCAGGGATTTGTGGTGCGTGGCCTCCCAGTGGGAGAGAAGATCAATTTCAGGGTGGTGGCAGTAAACATAGCCGGCCGCAGTCCGCCCGCAACTCTGTCACAGCCCGTTACCATCCGCGAGATTGTTG AACACCCAAAGATCCGTCTTCCACGTGAGCTGAGAACAAAATACATCCGGAAGGTTGGAGAAAAGATCAACCTGACCATCCCATTCCAG GGTAAGCCGCATCCCATTGCAACTTGGCTGAAGGACGGCCAGCCGGTCGACCCCAAGATGGTGAACGTCCGCAACACGAACGTAGACAGCATCCTCTTCATCCGCTCAGCAGAGAGAGAGCACTCCGGGACGTACGATCTGGTCCTCAAGATCGAGAACATGGAGGACCGAGCCACCATCAACATCCGCATCATCG AGAAGCCGGGGCCTCCAGTGAATGTGAGGGTGACGGATGTGTGGGGGTTCAACGCCGCGCTGGAGTGGGAGCCCCCAAAAGACGACGGCAACTGTGAGGTCACCGGATACACCATCCAGAAAGCTGACATGAAGACTAAG GAATGGTTCACTGTTTACGAACACAACAGACGTACAAACTGCACGGTGTCCGACCTGATCATGGGTAATGAGTACATGTTCCGGGTCTACAGCGAGAACCTGTGCGGTCTGAGCGAGGAGCCGCGGATGAGCAAGAACACGGCCGTCGTGTCTAAGACAG GTCTGGAGCTCAAACAGGTTGGCTTTAAGGAAAAGGACATGGCCTGTGCGCCCAAGTTCACCCAGCCGCTGGTGGACCGGTCTGTTGTCGCTGGGTACAGCACCGCtatcagctgctctgtgaggggCTTTCCCAAG CCCAAGATCGTATGGATGAAGAACAGAATGATCATCGGGGGGGATCCCAAGTTTCTGATGCAGAACAACCAGGGAGTTCTGACGCTCAACATCCGCAAGCCGAGCACTTTCGACGCAGGCAAATACTGCTGCATGGCGGTCAACGACCTGGGTCAGGATGAGGTGGAGTGCAAACTGGACGTCCGAG TTGCCATAGCGCCGGAGAAAAAATGA
- the LOC116727656 gene encoding myosin-binding protein C, fast-type-like isoform X2 yields the protein MPEPVPEAKPAEDAPPADGAEKNAAGQENQSTSLSGLFVEKPAENVVAVAGSDVTFVAKVDSSTLTRKPTMKWLKGKWLDLGSKAGKHLQFKETYDRNTKIYTYEMKIIKVVAGDAGGYRCEVTAKDTCDSSTFEISVEAAHQENQADILSAFKRADAGEDEGDLDFSALLKATKKKKKQKEEPEIDVWELLKSAHPSEYEKIAFQYGITDLRGMLKRLKKMKEVQKPSEAFLKRLESCYSVEKGKKIVMSCEVLDPNVQVKWLKNGQEIKPSAKYVMEANGNVRTLTINKSNLSDDAAYECVVGEDKCSTEVYVKEPPITITKLMDDYHVVVGERVEFEIEVSEEGAHVMWSFEDQEITKDKDSSKYRFKKDGKKHTLIIQEATLDDAGMYHAWTNGGHTKGELEVEEKELEVLQDIADLTVRATDQAVFKCEVSDDKVTGKWFKDGVEVLPSERIKMTHTGRFHRLVINDVKPEDAGDYTFVPDGYALSLSAKLNFLEIKIDYVPRQDPPKIHLDTTGNMVSQNTIIVVAGNKLRLDVEITGEPAPTVVWSKGEEAVVATEGRVRVESRKDLSCFVIEGAERTDEGNYTICVTNPVGEDKAVLFIKIVDVPDPPENVKCTGVGEDCATIVWEPPKFDGGAPIKGYLMERKKKGSSRWTKLNFDVYEPTTYEAKRMIEGILYEMRVFAVNSIGLSQPSLNSKPFMPIAPTSEPTRLTVHDVTDSTCSLRWLAPEKIGAGGLDGYVIEYCKEGDTEWVAANTDLWEKQGFVVRGLPVGEKINFRVVAVNIAGRSPPATLSQPVTIREIVEHPKIRLPRELRTKYIRKVGEKINLTIPFQGKPHPIATWLKDGQPVDPKMVNVRNTNVDSILFIRSAEREHSGTYDLVLKIENMEDRATINIRIIEKPGPPVNVRVTDVWGFNAALEWEPPKDDGNCEVTGYTIQKADMKTKEWFTVYEHNRRTNCTVSDLIMGNEYMFRVYSENLCGLSEEPRMSKNTAVVSKTGLELKQVGFKEKDMACAPKFTQPLVDRSVVAGYSTAISCSVRGFPKPKIVWMKNRMIIGGDPKFLMQNNQGVLTLNIRKPSTFDAGKYCCMAVNDLGQDEVECKLDVRVAIAPEKK from the exons CTAAACCGGCGGAGG ATGCGCCGCCAGCAGATGGAG cTGAGAAAAACGCTGCGGGCCAGG AGAATCAATCGACTTCACTCTCTGGACTTTTTGTGGAGAAGCCGGCAGAGAACGTGGTCGCTGTAGCAG GGTCGGATGTGACCTTCGTAGCCAAGGTGGACTCCAGCACCCTGACGAGGAAACCCACCATGAAATGGCTGAAGGGGAAGTGGCTGGACCTCGGCAGCAAGGCGGGGAAACACCTGCAGTTTAAAGAGACCTATGACAGAAACaccaag ATCTACACGTATGAAATGAAGATCATCAAAGTGGTGGCTGGAGATGCTGGAGGCTACAGGTGTGAGGTGACGGCTAAAGACACGTGTGACAGCTCCACCTTTGAGATCTCAGTGGAGG CTGCACATCAGGAGAACCAAGCAGATATTTTGTCTGCATTCAAAAGAGC AGATGCTGGAGAGGATGAAGGAGACCTGGATTTCAGTGCCCTGCTGAAAGCTACTAAAAA gaagaagaaacaaaaagaggaaCCAGAGATTGACGTGTGGGAGTTGCTGAAAAGTGCCCACCCAAGCGAGTATGAGAAAATCGCCTTTCAGTATGGCATCACCGACCTGAGAGGCATGCTGAAACGTCTAAAAAAGATGAAAGAGGTGCAGAAGCCTAGTGAGG CTTTCCTGAAGAGGCTCGAGTCTTGCTACTCAGTGGAAAAGGGCAAGAAAATCGTGATGTCATGTGAAGTTCTTGACCCCAACGTTCAGGTCAAATGGTTGAAGAATGGCCAGGAGATCAAACCCTCAGCAAA GTACGTCATGGAGGCCAACGGTAACGTCCGAACACTCACCATCAACAAGTCCAACCTGTCTGACGATGCTGCGTACGAGTGTGTGGTTGGCGAGGACAAGTGTTCCACAGAGGTGTACGTCAAAG AGCCCCCCATCACCATCACCAAGCTGATGGACGACTATCATGTGGTGGTGGGAGAAAGAGTGGAGTTTGAGATTGAGGTGTCTGAAGAGGGCGCTCATGTCATGTG GTCCTTCGAGGATCAGGAGATTACCAAAGACAAGGATTCCTCAAAGTATCGCTTCAAGAAGGACGGGAAAAAGCACACGCTCATCATCCAGGAGGCCACGCTAGACGATGCTGGGATGTACCACGCCTGGACTAACGGAGGGCACACCAAAGGAGAGCTGGAGGTGGAAG AAAAGGAGCTGGAGGTGCTGCAGGACATTGCTGACCTGACAGTCAGGGCGACAGACCAGGCCGTGTTCAAGTGTGAAGTGTCCGATGACAAGGTCACAGGAAAGTGGTTCAAAGATGGAGTGGAGGTGTTGCCAAGCGAACGCATCAAAATGACTCACACAGGAAG GTTTCACCGGCTGGTTATTAACGATGTGAAGCCAGAGGACGCTGGAGACTACACGTTTGTTCCTGATGGATACGCTCTGTCGCTCTCCGCCAAACTCAACTTTCTGG AAATTAAGATTGACTACGTGCCAAGACAAG atcCACCAAAGATCCACCTGGACACCACAGGAAACATGGTCTCTCAGAACACCATCATTGTGGTGGCGGGCAACAAGCTTCGGCTGGATGTGGAGATCACGGGAGAACCGGCTCCCACGGTGGTTTGGTCCAAAGGAGAGGAG GCGGTTGTAGCCACAGAAGGGCGGGTGAGGGTGGAGTCCAGGAAGGACCTGAGCTGCTTTGTCATTGAGGGCGCCGAGAGAACCGATGAGGGAAACTACACCATCTGTGTCACCAATCCAGTAGGAGAAGACAAGGCTGTGTTGTTCATAAAGATCGTGG ATGTGCCCGACCCGCCTGAGAACGTCAAATGCACCGGAGTGGGTGAGGACTGTGCCACCATCGTTTGGGAACCTCCGAAATTTGACGGCGGTGCACCAATCAAAG GTTACCtcatggaaagaaagaagaaaggcTCGTCCAGATGGACGAAGCTCAACTTTGACGTATACGAACCAACTACGTACGAGGCCAAGAGGATGATTGAAGGAATCCTGTATGAAATGAGGGTGTTTGCTGTCAACAGCATCGGCTTGTCTCAGCCAAGTCTGAACTCTAAACCCTTCATGCCCATCG CCCCAACCAGCGAGCCGACGCGTCTGACGGTCCACGATGTGACAGACAGCACATGCAGCTTGAGGTGGCTCGCCCCGGAGAAGATCGGAGCTGGTGGCCTGGATGGCTACGTTATCGAGTACTGCAAGGAGGGAG ACACCGAGTGGGTAGCCGCAAACACGGACCTGTGGGAGAAGCAGGGATTTGTGGTGCGTGGCCTCCCAGTGGGAGAGAAGATCAATTTCAGGGTGGTGGCAGTAAACATAGCCGGCCGCAGTCCGCCCGCAACTCTGTCACAGCCCGTTACCATCCGCGAGATTGTTG AACACCCAAAGATCCGTCTTCCACGTGAGCTGAGAACAAAATACATCCGGAAGGTTGGAGAAAAGATCAACCTGACCATCCCATTCCAG GGTAAGCCGCATCCCATTGCAACTTGGCTGAAGGACGGCCAGCCGGTCGACCCCAAGATGGTGAACGTCCGCAACACGAACGTAGACAGCATCCTCTTCATCCGCTCAGCAGAGAGAGAGCACTCCGGGACGTACGATCTGGTCCTCAAGATCGAGAACATGGAGGACCGAGCCACCATCAACATCCGCATCATCG AGAAGCCGGGGCCTCCAGTGAATGTGAGGGTGACGGATGTGTGGGGGTTCAACGCCGCGCTGGAGTGGGAGCCCCCAAAAGACGACGGCAACTGTGAGGTCACCGGATACACCATCCAGAAAGCTGACATGAAGACTAAG GAATGGTTCACTGTTTACGAACACAACAGACGTACAAACTGCACGGTGTCCGACCTGATCATGGGTAATGAGTACATGTTCCGGGTCTACAGCGAGAACCTGTGCGGTCTGAGCGAGGAGCCGCGGATGAGCAAGAACACGGCCGTCGTGTCTAAGACAG GTCTGGAGCTCAAACAGGTTGGCTTTAAGGAAAAGGACATGGCCTGTGCGCCCAAGTTCACCCAGCCGCTGGTGGACCGGTCTGTTGTCGCTGGGTACAGCACCGCtatcagctgctctgtgaggggCTTTCCCAAG CCCAAGATCGTATGGATGAAGAACAGAATGATCATCGGGGGGGATCCCAAGTTTCTGATGCAGAACAACCAGGGAGTTCTGACGCTCAACATCCGCAAGCCGAGCACTTTCGACGCAGGCAAATACTGCTGCATGGCGGTCAACGACCTGGGTCAGGATGAGGTGGAGTGCAAACTGGACGTCCGAG TTGCCATAGCGCCGGAGAAAAAATGA
- the LOC116727656 gene encoding myosin-binding protein C, fast-type-like isoform X3, giving the protein MPEPVPEAKPAEDAPPADGGSEADDDENQSTSLSGLFVEKPAENVVAVAGSDVTFVAKVDSSTLTRKPTMKWLKGKWLDLGSKAGKHLQFKETYDRNTKIYTYEMKIIKVVAGDAGGYRCEVTAKDTCDSSTFEISVEAAHQENQADILSAFKRADAGEDEGDLDFSALLKATKKKKKQKEEPEIDVWELLKSAHPSEYEKIAFQYGITDLRGMLKRLKKMKEVQKPSEAFLKRLESCYSVEKGKKIVMSCEVLDPNVQVKWLKNGQEIKPSAKYVMEANGNVRTLTINKSNLSDDAAYECVVGEDKCSTEVYVKEPPITITKLMDDYHVVVGERVEFEIEVSEEGAHVMWSFEDQEITKDKDSSKYRFKKDGKKHTLIIQEATLDDAGMYHAWTNGGHTKGELEVEEKELEVLQDIADLTVRATDQAVFKCEVSDDKVTGKWFKDGVEVLPSERIKMTHTGRFHRLVINDVKPEDAGDYTFVPDGYALSLSAKLNFLEIKIDYVPRQDPPKIHLDTTGNMVSQNTIIVVAGNKLRLDVEITGEPAPTVVWSKGEEAVVATEGRVRVESRKDLSCFVIEGAERTDEGNYTICVTNPVGEDKAVLFIKIVDVPDPPENVKCTGVGEDCATIVWEPPKFDGGAPIKGYLMERKKKGSSRWTKLNFDVYEPTTYEAKRMIEGILYEMRVFAVNSIGLSQPSLNSKPFMPIAPTSEPTRLTVHDVTDSTCSLRWLAPEKIGAGGLDGYVIEYCKEGDTEWVAANTDLWEKQGFVVRGLPVGEKINFRVVAVNIAGRSPPATLSQPVTIREIVEHPKIRLPRELRTKYIRKVGEKINLTIPFQGKPHPIATWLKDGQPVDPKMVNVRNTNVDSILFIRSAEREHSGTYDLVLKIENMEDRATINIRIIEKPGPPVNVRVTDVWGFNAALEWEPPKDDGNCEVTGYTIQKADMKTKEWFTVYEHNRRTNCTVSDLIMGNEYMFRVYSENLCGLSEEPRMSKNTAVVSKTGLELKQVGFKEKDMACAPKFTQPLVDRSVVAGYSTAISCSVRGFPKPKIVWMKNRMIIGGDPKFLMQNNQGVLTLNIRKPSTFDAGKYCCMAVNDLGQDEVECKLDVRVAIAPEKK; this is encoded by the exons CTAAACCGGCGGAGG ATGCGCCGCCAGCAGATGGAG GTTCAGAAGCAGACGATGATG AGAATCAATCGACTTCACTCTCTGGACTTTTTGTGGAGAAGCCGGCAGAGAACGTGGTCGCTGTAGCAG GGTCGGATGTGACCTTCGTAGCCAAGGTGGACTCCAGCACCCTGACGAGGAAACCCACCATGAAATGGCTGAAGGGGAAGTGGCTGGACCTCGGCAGCAAGGCGGGGAAACACCTGCAGTTTAAAGAGACCTATGACAGAAACaccaag ATCTACACGTATGAAATGAAGATCATCAAAGTGGTGGCTGGAGATGCTGGAGGCTACAGGTGTGAGGTGACGGCTAAAGACACGTGTGACAGCTCCACCTTTGAGATCTCAGTGGAGG CTGCACATCAGGAGAACCAAGCAGATATTTTGTCTGCATTCAAAAGAGC AGATGCTGGAGAGGATGAAGGAGACCTGGATTTCAGTGCCCTGCTGAAAGCTACTAAAAA gaagaagaaacaaaaagaggaaCCAGAGATTGACGTGTGGGAGTTGCTGAAAAGTGCCCACCCAAGCGAGTATGAGAAAATCGCCTTTCAGTATGGCATCACCGACCTGAGAGGCATGCTGAAACGTCTAAAAAAGATGAAAGAGGTGCAGAAGCCTAGTGAGG CTTTCCTGAAGAGGCTCGAGTCTTGCTACTCAGTGGAAAAGGGCAAGAAAATCGTGATGTCATGTGAAGTTCTTGACCCCAACGTTCAGGTCAAATGGTTGAAGAATGGCCAGGAGATCAAACCCTCAGCAAA GTACGTCATGGAGGCCAACGGTAACGTCCGAACACTCACCATCAACAAGTCCAACCTGTCTGACGATGCTGCGTACGAGTGTGTGGTTGGCGAGGACAAGTGTTCCACAGAGGTGTACGTCAAAG AGCCCCCCATCACCATCACCAAGCTGATGGACGACTATCATGTGGTGGTGGGAGAAAGAGTGGAGTTTGAGATTGAGGTGTCTGAAGAGGGCGCTCATGTCATGTG GTCCTTCGAGGATCAGGAGATTACCAAAGACAAGGATTCCTCAAAGTATCGCTTCAAGAAGGACGGGAAAAAGCACACGCTCATCATCCAGGAGGCCACGCTAGACGATGCTGGGATGTACCACGCCTGGACTAACGGAGGGCACACCAAAGGAGAGCTGGAGGTGGAAG AAAAGGAGCTGGAGGTGCTGCAGGACATTGCTGACCTGACAGTCAGGGCGACAGACCAGGCCGTGTTCAAGTGTGAAGTGTCCGATGACAAGGTCACAGGAAAGTGGTTCAAAGATGGAGTGGAGGTGTTGCCAAGCGAACGCATCAAAATGACTCACACAGGAAG GTTTCACCGGCTGGTTATTAACGATGTGAAGCCAGAGGACGCTGGAGACTACACGTTTGTTCCTGATGGATACGCTCTGTCGCTCTCCGCCAAACTCAACTTTCTGG AAATTAAGATTGACTACGTGCCAAGACAAG atcCACCAAAGATCCACCTGGACACCACAGGAAACATGGTCTCTCAGAACACCATCATTGTGGTGGCGGGCAACAAGCTTCGGCTGGATGTGGAGATCACGGGAGAACCGGCTCCCACGGTGGTTTGGTCCAAAGGAGAGGAG GCGGTTGTAGCCACAGAAGGGCGGGTGAGGGTGGAGTCCAGGAAGGACCTGAGCTGCTTTGTCATTGAGGGCGCCGAGAGAACCGATGAGGGAAACTACACCATCTGTGTCACCAATCCAGTAGGAGAAGACAAGGCTGTGTTGTTCATAAAGATCGTGG ATGTGCCCGACCCGCCTGAGAACGTCAAATGCACCGGAGTGGGTGAGGACTGTGCCACCATCGTTTGGGAACCTCCGAAATTTGACGGCGGTGCACCAATCAAAG GTTACCtcatggaaagaaagaagaaaggcTCGTCCAGATGGACGAAGCTCAACTTTGACGTATACGAACCAACTACGTACGAGGCCAAGAGGATGATTGAAGGAATCCTGTATGAAATGAGGGTGTTTGCTGTCAACAGCATCGGCTTGTCTCAGCCAAGTCTGAACTCTAAACCCTTCATGCCCATCG CCCCAACCAGCGAGCCGACGCGTCTGACGGTCCACGATGTGACAGACAGCACATGCAGCTTGAGGTGGCTCGCCCCGGAGAAGATCGGAGCTGGTGGCCTGGATGGCTACGTTATCGAGTACTGCAAGGAGGGAG ACACCGAGTGGGTAGCCGCAAACACGGACCTGTGGGAGAAGCAGGGATTTGTGGTGCGTGGCCTCCCAGTGGGAGAGAAGATCAATTTCAGGGTGGTGGCAGTAAACATAGCCGGCCGCAGTCCGCCCGCAACTCTGTCACAGCCCGTTACCATCCGCGAGATTGTTG AACACCCAAAGATCCGTCTTCCACGTGAGCTGAGAACAAAATACATCCGGAAGGTTGGAGAAAAGATCAACCTGACCATCCCATTCCAG GGTAAGCCGCATCCCATTGCAACTTGGCTGAAGGACGGCCAGCCGGTCGACCCCAAGATGGTGAACGTCCGCAACACGAACGTAGACAGCATCCTCTTCATCCGCTCAGCAGAGAGAGAGCACTCCGGGACGTACGATCTGGTCCTCAAGATCGAGAACATGGAGGACCGAGCCACCATCAACATCCGCATCATCG AGAAGCCGGGGCCTCCAGTGAATGTGAGGGTGACGGATGTGTGGGGGTTCAACGCCGCGCTGGAGTGGGAGCCCCCAAAAGACGACGGCAACTGTGAGGTCACCGGATACACCATCCAGAAAGCTGACATGAAGACTAAG GAATGGTTCACTGTTTACGAACACAACAGACGTACAAACTGCACGGTGTCCGACCTGATCATGGGTAATGAGTACATGTTCCGGGTCTACAGCGAGAACCTGTGCGGTCTGAGCGAGGAGCCGCGGATGAGCAAGAACACGGCCGTCGTGTCTAAGACAG GTCTGGAGCTCAAACAGGTTGGCTTTAAGGAAAAGGACATGGCCTGTGCGCCCAAGTTCACCCAGCCGCTGGTGGACCGGTCTGTTGTCGCTGGGTACAGCACCGCtatcagctgctctgtgaggggCTTTCCCAAG CCCAAGATCGTATGGATGAAGAACAGAATGATCATCGGGGGGGATCCCAAGTTTCTGATGCAGAACAACCAGGGAGTTCTGACGCTCAACATCCGCAAGCCGAGCACTTTCGACGCAGGCAAATACTGCTGCATGGCGGTCAACGACCTGGGTCAGGATGAGGTGGAGTGCAAACTGGACGTCCGAG TTGCCATAGCGCCGGAGAAAAAATGA